The Falco cherrug isolate bFalChe1 chromosome 18, bFalChe1.pri, whole genome shotgun sequence sequence GCGCTCGTCGGAGCGGGCGAACTTGCGGCCACAGAACTCGCAGGCAAAGGGTTTCTCGCCGGTGTGGGTGCGGATGTGGGTGGTGAGGTGGTCGCTGCGGCTGAAGCTCCGCATGCAGATGCGGCACTGGAAGGGCTTGTGGCCTGTGTGGATGCGGAGATGGCGGGTGAGCTCGTCGGAGCGGGAGAAGCGGCGGTCACAACCCTCGGCAGGGCAGGCGTGGGGCCGCTCGTGGAGTGGCGTCTTGCTGGGCCGGTTGGGATACTTGCGGGGTCGGATGGGCTTGAGGGTGAGCGGCGGCTGCGGCAGCCCCCCGAAACCCGGGTGGATCTGCTTGTCCTTGAAGGCCTTGATGGTCTCCAGTGGGGTGATGGGGGGCGGGTTGACGCGGATGGGGTCCAAGCTCTGGAAAGGTTTGTGCTCCGTGATGGTGCCCATGTCATTGGGATGGTGGTAGAGGTTATAGTCTGGGATCATGGGGAAGAGGTTGCTGTCCAAGGCGGGCTTGGCCGCCTGGTAATCCTGGGGGGAGTAGGTGAGGCCGGGGTTGCTCTGGGGGTCGTGGAAGGAGACGGGCTCTGGGTAGAGGTCACTGCAGGAGGAGTAGGGTGGCAGCGCGGGGTACATCTGGTCCACCTCGCCCTGCGGCGGGCCCATGCTGCCCGCTGAGCTCTGCGTGCTGGTGAGCGCACCCGAGGACGGTGGTACCCCCAGGATGCCCGCGCTCATCAGGCTGATGATGTTGTCCTGGCACCAGTTGGAGGGCGAGTCGAAAGCGAATTTCCCCAGGTAGGTGACAGTCTTGTTGCCCGGGGCCGGTTGAAAAGTGCCCGAATAGGATGACAGTTCCTGGCCGGCCTTTTCGTTCGCTAAGCCAATGTCCATAACATTATCTGCAAAGTGCGAGAgaagcagggcagggtgagccGGGAGGGCTACGCCGCCCCGGGCGGGGGTCCCGGGGATGCACCGGGGATGCTCCggggccccccgccccgctccctcCTACCCCTCGCTGCgtcctccccccccgccccgctctgCTCTCCGCGTACTGCGGCGCTGGCTGCCGAGGGTCCcggcggtgcggggccgggctgccGCCCCCGCGGCTgtccccgggggggggggccggggacACacagcgccgccgccccgccggtgGGGCCGGAGGAAGGAGGTACCTGCGGCTACAGGTAGGCTTCCTCCCCGTCCAGCCCCCGGCAGCGCTGGGCACTCCGCGGAGCCGGCTGCGGCCGCCGACGCCGTTACCGACTCGCTGCTTCGCTGCGCCGAGCCCCGGCGAGGAGAAAcacggcggcgggggggggggggggggggggggggcgggtttAGCCTGGCGAGGCTCCGGGTGGGAGCAGGGACACGCGGGGAGACACCCCCCCCGCCCTCGGCGCTCACCTGTGCCCCCCATGTCGCCGGCCGTGtcgtccccccctccccaagccccGCGCTCCCGGGAAGTCGCCGCCGCGTCCCGGGGAGCCCacgctgccgccgccgctgcgggctgggggggggcggccaCGGCCACGCGCGTCCGCGGCGCCTCCGCACCGCGCGGatcccggggcgggcgggcggcccctCCGCGCTACGGGGGGCCCAGCCGCTTATcgaaccccccccccccccaaacacacacatcctcccaccccacccgtgtccccctccccacgcAGCCCGGCCGCCGTCCCCGTACCTGCGGCGGCGGCTCGGCAGCAACGCTCGGCGGAGCCCTGCAGCGATCGCGCGGAGACACGGCGAGgaaaggggtgggtgggtgcggggggggggacgctccccagccccagcgcttCCCTTCCCTCCGAGGCTCCATGACACCCTACCCACAGCGTCCTCCTCCTCGCCCCACCGGCTcccaccaacccccccccccccttctccccattttcttctccccccccccccttacctGCAGCCATCTGGTTGTAGTGAGCCACCGAGtcgctgctgctggagaagataTTCAAAGAGTTGGGGATCTCCTCTGGGTACAGATTGTCAGGCAATTGGTTCATCAAAGTGTTCATGGTCCCCGGCAGCTTCTCCAGTAGTTTGCCTGTCATAGCACTGGAGGAAAAGGCTGGTTCAACGTGGCTCCGAGCTCAGCTCCCGAGGAAACAACATCCGAGTGGCAAATCCGTGCGAGGGAAATCATGCAAGAGAAAAAGttggggcgggggcgggggggggggccggggaggaggaggaggaggaggaggggggggggggagccgggggtgGCCGCGGAggagggggcgcgggggggggtGCGGTCCTCCGTGGGTCTCTGGTGGTGTTTCCTCGAGGGGGAGGGGGCGATCTGGCTGGCAGATGTGGTTGTAGAAGCGGGTGGGAGGATTTAACCCCTCCTCTCTCTCGCTCGCTCCCGctccccgtccccgtccccgtccccgcTCCCCGTCCCCGCTCCCTCCCGCGCTCGGCTCCGCTCGCAGGTTCCCTCGCTGCCGCCCGACTGCTCCGCCGGGGACTCCGCAGCCCATTTAtccgggcggcgggagcgctCCGTGACGTAGCTGCCCATATATGGACAGACAAAGCCGAGCCGAGGCCGAGACGTCACAATGGAAGCTCCGCACAATGGAACATTAGAAAGCAGGAAGCGGGGCCGGCGCGCGCGGGGCCGGGCACCGGGGAGCGAGGTACCGGGCACCGGGCATCTGCACCGGGCACCGGGCACCGGCATCTGCACCCTGCACCGGGCACCAGGCATCTGCACCGGACACCGGGTATCTGCACCGGGCACCCTGCACCGGGCGCCGAACATCGGGCACGCCGCACCCGGCACCGGACACCGGGTATCTGCACCGGGCACCCTGCACCGGGCACTGGGCATCTGCACCCTACACCGGGCATCTGCACCGGGTACAGGGCAAAACGCACCGGGCACCGGCCACCCACACCGGGCGTCTGTACCGGTCATCTCCACCGGGCATCTgcaccagccagccctgcaccGGGCATCTGTACCGGGCATCTGCACCACTCAGCCCTGCACCGGGCATCTGTACCGGGCATCTGCACCGGGTAGCCTGCACAGGGCACCGGGCGTCCTGCACCGGACACCGGGCACTGGTCACCCTCTACCGGGCACTCGGCATCTGCAGCAGGCACCCCGTACCGGGCACCTTGCAGCGGGCACCGGTGGTCACCCTCCACCGGGCATCTGCAGCGGGCACCCCGTACCGGGCACCGGGCGTCCTGCACCGCGCACCTTGCACCGGGCACTGGTCACCCTCCACCGGGCACCGGCCCCCGGGCGGGGGTCTCCCCCTGCGCACTCACACCCCACCCGCCGGTGCCCGCCCCCGGCGGCCgctgcagccccccctgcccggCTCGCTCCGCCGGGACGCAGCGGGGGCAGCCGGCGCCGGCCCTGCCGGTCCCTGCGCCCCTCCCCCGGGGATGCTcggagccaggctcttccccGCAGGTTTTCCCCCCAATCCCTCCGCTCCCCGGCGAGCAGGAGCcggcgggggaggcgggggggggggggcaccggcCACAACCCCCATCCCGCAGCCCAGGAGAAGCGGGTTGGGAGATGTGCGGGGGAAACCACCGCGCCAGGAgttgggaaggaaggagaggggcagCGGGGAAGGCGCTGGAGCTCCAGGAGCCCCAAATTccgcccccccctcccaacCAGTGGTGACAGTGGTGGCTTTGCAGccagccgccccctccccatgGCCCGGGTCCCGTGCAGTGCAGGGCTTTGAATACTTGAAAACAGGTAACACTTGTTGGTCGCCTGTGATTTTAACctcacctccccccccccccttaaaagTTTGGCACTTCCAAGGCGTCAGTAATTAGGTGGTTTCGTGCTAAGTGTGCCAACTGATGCTATCTTTAAAACCCTCCGAGTTATATAGCAAATGTATGGAAAAATGCTGTGTTGCAATAGCTCCACTTACCCAATTCCTGCAGGGCCGGCTTTGCAATGGGAGTGAAATCCGTGCTACgggagagctgcagctggaggggccCGGGCACCGGCTGccggctggggaggggggcggggggactggaggggggcgggggggctggggagtgggggggcCGCTGCTGCGGGACCAGGGGACTTTGGCCCTGCGGTGCCGGCAGCCTCTCGGAttggggtgcgggggggggggggggatgctgcggggggggggggccagCAAGCCCCCCCGGTGGCCTGTTTGTGagtgcggggtggggggggggacggTCCGTGTGCTCTATTCACTTCAGGACCCCCCCCATCCACTTCAGGACCCCGCCATGCACTTCAGGACCCCCCCATATCCACTTCAGGACACCACCCCCCACTAcatcccccccccaccccccgcacccCCTCACCCACCGCAACGACACCCGTCCATCGCACGACCCCACTTCCATCAGAAGCCCCCACCCCCATCTTTCACAGCCCCCCCATCCCTTGCACCCCCCCTGCGccctcacccacccccacctcctctgcagggcactcccctccccctgcaccccccctgTTTGCCCCCCCGCCCGtggcccggcgcggcccgggggagcgcggcggcgggggggcggggggcggccacGGGAAGCGCCATACAAGGCCCGGatccggccccgcccccgctgcCTTCTTTGGCCGCCGGTTCCGGTGCCCCCGGCGCCGGGGgaggcgcggggcggccgcggaGGGGGGGACCCACCGGCCGCCACCACCCCCCAGGCAGCACCGCCCTGAGCCGGGGTGGGCTGAGGGGGTCCCgccgagccccccccccccccccagcctccgcCGCCTTCGCGCGGCCGcggtgctggggatgctgcgGGTGCCCCCCCACGGCTACGGGCACGGGTCCCCCGGCGGCCCCAggcagacaccccccccccccccaaacctgcaCTTCGTCGGCTGCCAAGCGTGGCATCACCCCTCCTCCCCAGTTTCTCCAGAGATTTtatactgggggggggggcggggtgagGCTGATATTGGGAATCGCTGTGCCGGAGCAAGCAGGCACTGGCTCAGCTCCTTGTCCTGTGCCGGAGCATCCCCACGAGTGCCAGGCATCCCCACACATCCCCACGAGTGGTGGGCATCCCCTCAAGTGGCGGGCATCCCCACACATCCCCACGAGTGGTGGGCATCCCACAGGCGCCAGGCATCCCAGAGCCACCAGAGGCATCCTCACACATGCCCACAAGTGGTGGGCATCCCCACGAGCACCAGAGGCATCCCCACACATGCCCACAAGTGGTGGGCATCCCCACGAGCACCAGAGGCATCCCCACTCATGCCCACAAGTGGTGGGCATCCCCACGAGCACCAGAGGCATCCCCACTCATGCCCACAAGTGGTGGGCATCCCACAAATGCCAGGCATCCCACGAGCACCAGGCATCCCCACACATCCCCACGAGTGCCAGGCACCCCCTGAGCACCAGAGGCATCCTGACACATCCCCACGAGTGGCGAGCATCCCCACGAGCACCAGAGGCATCCCCACACATCCCAAGTAGTGAGCATCCCCACAAATGCCGGGCATCCCCACACATGCCCACGAGTGGTGGGCATCCCATGAGTGTCAGGCATTCCACAAGTGCCAGGCATCCCCACACATCCCCACAAGTGGTGTGCATCCCCACAAGCACCAGAGGCATCCCCACACATCCCAAGTAGTGAGCATCCCCACAAATGCCGGGCATCTCCACACATCCCCATGAGTGGTGGGCATCCCACAAGCACCAGAGGCATCCCCACACATCCCCATGAGTGCCATGCATCCCACGAGCACCATGCATCCCACGAGCACCGTGCATCCCACGAGCACCGTGCATCCCAGCCCCACACTTGGCTCACGCCAACCTGTGTGGGTACCTGCCCCTTGCACCGAGGTCCACGGGATGATAGTGCCAAGGGTGGGCAAACATGCACCCGTACCCCATAACCTGAGTGGCACCTGCTTCCCACCAGGAAGGCGGGTGTCCCTGGCCAAACTGGGCGCAGTGATAGCACCGCAGCCCTCGCGGGAGGGTTTAAACCTGGTTCAAAGCTCCTGAGTCATAAGGGCCCGGCTGGGCCGGGGGGAGCCACACCGCTAAACCCAGCCTGTGAGAACGGCCTCATCCTGCACCGCCACCGTCTCGCTTACCAGCAATGGTTTGATGCCAATTGATGGGGAACGGCCTTAAGCCAAAATAAACCCAGGCAGCCTTAGACTGGCATGAAAACGGCCGCGTGGGGGTTGGACTGGCTTAGTTACAGCTCAGTTTAATGGGTCGAGCATCCTGAGCAGAGTAGTTTAcccaaagggagaaaaaaataatattaaaaaaaaaatctcacctgGGATGCTCTGAAAGGTTTTAAATTACAGCTCAGTCTGGATAGTCTGCGGCTGAGAGCTTTCACTTATTTTGATCATCCCACACGCCTTTCTCTTAGGCCATGCGAACCCTGTCCTGATCGGGGTGTTTCAGTAGTGTAAATAATCATCGCTGGCATCAGTGATTTTGCAGTGTGGATGGGCTGTGGGCCCTTCGTCAAATCCCACAGGACCATTGCCCCTGCATTTCAAACTTTCCTTGCCCAGCCTCCAGCTTGGCCCCTGAGCCAGCTGCCTCATTAACCCCTGAGATAACGGGGGGAGTGATGCTGTGATGCCCAGGCAGCGCAGGCGAGGTCTGCCCCGGCCGGCACCCAtctccatccctctgcacctcgGTGCTCCCCACCTGCCTGTGCAGAGGATGCGACAAGCCCTGGCATTAAGTGTCCCAGTCAGGTTCAACCCCCAGAGTCCCCACATTTGGAAAGTTCTGGCAGTTCCCCCTCAGCAAGCACAGCTGCCGGTGCGAGCCCCCAgctcccgctgccccccagTTCTGCTCCTGCCTTCGGGGCTGTGCGATGCTGCGAGCTGGAGATGGGCACCCAGCCCCATGCACGGTGTGCTGAAACCCCCATGGCACCCCACGTCCCTTTGGGTGCTGTCAGCTGACGGGTGATTTCTCCCCACTCCTCTCGGTCTTGTGACCGGGTCCTGCCGCTCACCGGGTGATTCATGTGCCGTGAGCCCTGCAGGTGCACCGGGCTGTGCCACGGGAGGCCACGCTGCACGCCAGCTCTCCAGGGACCACCGGGGCTTTTAAAAGGGGAACTATTCAGGGTTTTTTCACCTAATTAATGACAGCATAAATGTAGTTATAGGGAGGAGATGGGCCTAGTTTTCATGCCTCATGGTGAGGCAAATGGGATGCTCATTCCCGTTGAAATCGTGTCTAAACTTCACTGGGGAGCTGAGCTTGGACAGAGCTGAGCCTCGGAGGCCGAGGGACACGACAAGGTGCTCATCACCATCCCACCATGTGGTTCTGTGTCTCAGGAGCTCCGGGAGGCTCCACACGGCTCATGGCTGTGGGCTTCAGGCTTTCGGGACCCTCTGTGGTGCTGCCTCCGGTCCCGGCTTGCAGAGGATGCTCAGACATGAAGCTTGAGGCACTTACATTACCAGAACGTGGAGGctttcctccccagccccttggATCTGCTGTAGATGTATATCTGGGGCTGGTAAGGTCACAGAGTCGTAAACAGAGTGTGGCTGGTGGGGACCAGAAAGGTCACCTACCTCCTACCCCGGGGCATGACTGTACCAGGGCCATATGTGTGGGCGGCTGCTTGGATGGTCGACAACACAAGTTCTTCTCGAGTGGCTTGGAGAAGGGGGAACAAATAAACCCCGCATCTTTCAGCCGCCTGAGCCACGGGGTGGGTGTTGCAGAGGTATCTGATGAAGCCACCGTGTTTTGTCTGCAAGCGGTGAGGCTGCACGGGTGGGATGTGGCGTTCTGGGGGTGTCAGCTCCCTCTGGCAAACACCAGCTGCCCAGGTGTGGAAGATGCTGCATTGACAGTGATTTATTCTCTGGACTGGACATGAGAgatgctcagcaccagcagggaTGGGACTCAGGGTAATCTGTAATTTCTGGAGGAGGCGAGACTTTGTCCACTGCTGTTGGGCGTGGGAAATCCTCATTTCTGGCCAAACTCTGGCTGGGAGAACTCCAGCAGGGAGAAACTGCTGGGCAGCCTTCCTGATCCCGGACCAACACCCTCCCGGCACGGCCTGCGTCCTTCCACAACACCGTCTCCCGCCTCACCTTGGTTTTCCTGATTTGCCTGTGAAAACTACACACCCTCCTCCTCCGGAAATATTCAGAAACACTTGCACCGAAATATGCATGGCAAAGGAGACAGAcatctcccttctctctcctccttggGGGGACGAAGGGACCCGCCGGCAGAACTTGCTGCCCTGGGGTGTTGTTGCAGGCTTGGCTGCGTGGGTCCCAAGGGGCAGGTCCCCATGTGCCAGACCgtggggtggctgtgggaggGAGCCAGGCAGTGGGGTGCTGCGGGAGCACTGCGGGTGGCTGTGGGAGGCCCTTTCCTGCCTCGGTTTCCCCCGTGGCAAGAGAggcaccagccctgcctctccctgcGCAGCAGTAGTATGAAaagcttggggtggggggcagagcCCTTTGGAGCAGAGGGGGGCTGCAAACCCACCCTGCTGaaactggggcaggggggcagccctgggcaccctgcgCAGAAAAATGGGCACTGGGTGGTCGGGGACGGTCCCTGAGGGTGGCAGCATTGGGAGCCGGCTGGAGGCCAGGGaagcacccacagcagcatcAGGTGCCGAGGCTGCTGTGGGGGgaggccctgccagcaccccctGGACCCCCCACCGctgctgtccccttccccacatCACCCCGGTGCTGCGGCAGCAAGGATGTGCTGGCTGCGCTCTGCCACCCCGAAGAGCATCCCATAATTTTCCACTGCTCTCGGGGCCTGGGGTCGGTGGGTGGCTCCAGCTTGCGGTGGCGAGGGGCACGCTGCCGTATGTGCCGGGGAGCTGGGAACCTCTGGGTCATCTAAGTCCGAGACAGGTTTCAGTTTGTGAGCCCGGAGGTCTTTCCTGTTATTATCCAGCCCGCAGCAGGGGAACAATAGCAGTGGCGGCTGGCGCAGTGTGACCCAGAGATAAGGAGACAGTGTGAttagcaggaaaacaaaatagtaGGTCCAGAGCAAAAAAGCTGTCCCGAGGGAGCAGCACCGCTGGGAACAACGGGTTTTCCAGCCAGAGGACCACTCGCAGAGATGGGGACACAGAGCTGGCATGGAcggggctgcagcaccagggctgaTGTTATGGGACAAGGACGAACCGTGGCAGCCTGGTCCCGGCCAGGAACCCTGGAGTGACTGGGCAGTGCTTGTGGCCCCAGTGAGGGGTTTGCAGCGAGATACTACGAAGgctttttttaacttgaaaccaagaaacaaaagaggaaatggATGCTTGCGTTTCAGCTCTGAGAACTGTGCCATGACACACAACTCTGGAGACGTGAGCGGTTCCCTAATGGCAGAGAAGCTCGTGGCACAGCCAGCGCCGAAGCATTGGAAGAGCCTCTCCCAGTCTGCCCCATCCCATGGCGATGCCAGAGAAGAGGCTCAACCTTGCGTGGCCGCAGCACAGGGGCTGGGAAGCCGGAGCAGGGGGCAAATCCGGCGCCTGGCAGCATTGGGGTATCCGTCTCAGGATGCCGTGCGAGGGGAGGGATGGATGTCCTCCTGGCTAGCGAAATGCGaaggctgtgcagcctgggaaagcgctgctccccagggctgcggcGCTGGGCTTTAACCACTGAAGGAGAAACTGGTGAGAGGCCAAAGGCGAGGGATCTGCACAGCCATTGAAACCAGCCCGGGGGGAATTAGCCATTTCCTAGCAATGAGGAAATCTGAGGTTAGCCGAGGACCTGCAGGGCTGCGAGGAGGGAATGGGAAGAGAGTTGCTACCGACAAGTGAGGACAAGCCGgccgggggctgtggggtgagACCGTCCTCTGCCCcgtggtgcaggcaggggaggctggcagAGCCGCACAGCCATCCAGCACCTTCCACCACACCTCTGGATGCAAACCCCGAGAGGCATCTGCCTCACCCTGCAGAGAGCCGGGCGTAAACAGGGCAGCACTGGGCACCCAGGCACGCACCAAGGGTGACGGCTGCTTCTGGGCAGGAGCAAAgctggtgggccaggaccaCCCTATCAAcaacccttcttttttttttttttccctaccgAGGAGCATCTGGGGCAAACCACATCTGAAGGTGCTCGTGCTCCCGGTGGAGCGGGTGAGGCTGTGAGCTTCCCACTGCCGCAGCTCCACGCCGACAAACCCAGCCCAAACCGACCTGGAGAGCGAGctgaaagaggaaacaaaaccccagcacGGTTTCTCTCTGTTCATCATCCCTTGAATGCGGTGTCCCGGGATGTCTGGCAGCGTCTctgggcagagccaggcaggcaCAGCCGCTTGCCCTCAACAACAGCCGGCGTttgcaccccagggtgctgcaaGAGCCCAGTCAAATGGTGCCAGCCCCAGTGAGCAGGATGGGGGGGCCGGGACCCCAAACCAAGCAAGCTCTGAGAGGGCATTGAGGGGGACTGGGCTCTTCCAGACAGTCCCACCAAGCCAAGCTCCTCTGATGATATGCAGCATTTTGAAGGCCCCAAAAGAATGAATTATTATCGCTAATTAATGAAACCATCATGCCAGGACTGGCCTGTATGCCCCTTGCTGTTTGCTGGCCCTTTCTGGGTGCTGGCACGGCACACAGAGGTGGGGACGTGGCCCCATCCTTGCCTTGCCTGCCTTCCCCTATTACTTCAGGAGCCCTAAATtcctgccacagcccaggctgcctctcCCAGGCCCGCCCGGCTGCCGAGGCACGGCTCACGGAGCGGCAGGGAGATGTCCACTGCATCTGGCACCTCGTGGCCACCTGCGAAGCCGagcagccagctcctggtgcGTGtgcccactgccagccccagccccaggcatgAACATTGGCACATGGGGGACCTGCTGGCTGGGGGCTTCGTGTGGCCACAGCACGAGGCTGAGGGCTGGGAGCTCAGCGTCG is a genomic window containing:
- the EGR3 gene encoding early growth response protein 3 isoform X2, with protein sequence MDIGLANEKAGQELSSYSGTFQPAPGNKTVTYLGKFAFDSPSNWCQDNIISLMSAGILGVPPSSGALTSTQSSAGSMGPPQGEVDQMYPALPPYSSCSDLYPEPVSFHDPQSNPGLTYSPQDYQAAKPALDSNLFPMIPDYNLYHHPNDMGTITEHKPFQSLDPIRVNPPPITPLETIKAFKDKQIHPGFGGLPQPPLTLKPIRPRKYPNRPSKTPLHERPHACPAEGCDRRFSRSDELTRHLRIHTGHKPFQCRICMRSFSRSDHLTTHIRTHTGEKPFACEFCGRKFARSDERKRHAKIHLKQKEKKAEKGSAGQPPTAPPAAAAAAATSPPVALAPAVTTCA
- the EGR3 gene encoding early growth response protein 3 isoform X1, with protein sequence MTGKLLEKLPGTMNTLMNQLPDNLYPEEIPNSLNIFSSSSDSVAHYNQMAADNVMDIGLANEKAGQELSSYSGTFQPAPGNKTVTYLGKFAFDSPSNWCQDNIISLMSAGILGVPPSSGALTSTQSSAGSMGPPQGEVDQMYPALPPYSSCSDLYPEPVSFHDPQSNPGLTYSPQDYQAAKPALDSNLFPMIPDYNLYHHPNDMGTITEHKPFQSLDPIRVNPPPITPLETIKAFKDKQIHPGFGGLPQPPLTLKPIRPRKYPNRPSKTPLHERPHACPAEGCDRRFSRSDELTRHLRIHTGHKPFQCRICMRSFSRSDHLTTHIRTHTGEKPFACEFCGRKFARSDERKRHAKIHLKQKEKKAEKGSAGQPPTAPPAAAAAAATSPPVALAPAVTTCA